In one Zalophus californianus isolate mZalCal1 chromosome 10, mZalCal1.pri.v2, whole genome shotgun sequence genomic region, the following are encoded:
- the ATP8B2 gene encoding phospholipid-transporting ATPase ID isoform X3 codes for MALCAKKRPPEEERRARANDREYNEKFQYASNCIKTSKYNILTFLPVNLFEQFQEVANTYFLFLLILQLTPQVSSLSWFTTIVPLVLVLAITAVKDATDDYFRHKSDNQVNNRQSQVLINGSLQQEQWMNVCVGDIIKLENNQFVAADLLLLSSSEPHGLCYIETAELDGETNMKVRQAIPVTSELGDISRLAKFDGEVVCEPPNNKLDRFSGTLYWKESKFPLSNQNMLLRGCVLRNTEWCFGLVVFAGPDTKLMQNSGRTKFKRTSIDRLMNTLVLWIFGFLVCMGVILAIGNAIWEHEVGMRFQAYLPWDEAVDSAFFSGFLSFWSYIIILNTVVPISLYVSVEVIRLGHSYFINWDKKMFCMKKRTPAEARTTTLNEELGQVEYVFSDKTGTLTQNIMVFSKCSISGRSYGDVLDVLGHKAELGQKPEPVDFSFNPLADNKFLFWDPTLLEAVKMGDPHTHEFFRLLSLCHTVMSEEKNEGELYYKAQSPDEGALVTAARNFGFVFRSRTPKTITVHEMGTAVTYQLLAILDFNNIRKRMSVIVRNPEGRIRLYCKGADTILLDRLHPCPQELLSTTTDHLNEYAGEGLRTLVLAYKDLDEEYYGEWAQRRLRASLARDSREDRLASVYEEVESDMVLLGATAIEDKLQQGVPETIALLTLANIKIWVLTGDKQETAVNIGYSCKMLTDDMTEVFIVTGHTVLEVREELRKAREKMLDSPHAVGNGFTCSEKRSARLTSVLEAVAGEYALVINGHSLAHALEADMELEFLETACACKAVICCRVTPLQKAQVVELVKKHKKAVTLAIGDGANDVSMIKTAHIGVGISGQEGIQAVLASDYSFSQFKFLQRLLLVHGRWSYLRMCKFLCYFFYKNFAFTMVHFWFGFFCGFSAQTVYDQYFITLYNIVYTSLPVLAMGVFDQDVPEQRSMEYPKLYEPGQLNLLFNKREFFICIAQGIYTSVLMFFIPYGVFAEATRDDGTQLADYQSFAVTVATSLVIVVSVQIGLDTGYWTAINHFFIWGSLAIYFAILFAMHSNGLFDMFPNQFRFVGNAQNTLAQPTVWLTITLTTVVCIMPVVAFRFLKLSLKPDLSDTVRYTQLVRKKQKAQHRCLRRVGRTSSRRSGYAFSHQEGFGELIMSGKNMRLSSLALASFTTRSSSSWIESLRRKKSDSAGSPSGGADKPLKG; via the exons ATGGCACTGTGTGCAAAAAAGCGCCCCCCAG aagaagaaaggagggctCGAGCCAATGACCGAGAATACAATGAGAAATTCCAGTATGCA AGTAACTGCATCAAGACCTCCAAGTACAATATTCTCACCTTCCTGCCTGTCAACCTCTTTGAGCAGTTCCAGGAGGTTGCCAATACCTACTTCCTGTTCCTTCTCATTCTGCAG TTGACCCCACAGGTGTCCTCTCTTTCCTGGTTCACCACCATCGTGCCTTTGGTTCTTGTCCTCGCCATCACGGCTGTTAAAGACGCTACTGATGACTAT TTCCGCCACAAGAGCGATAACCAGGTGAATAACCGGCAGTCCCAAGTGCTGATCAATGGGAG CCTCCAGCAAGAGCAGTGGATGAATGTCTGTGTTGGCGATATTATCAAGCTGGAAAACAATCAGTTTGTGGCG GCGGATCTCCTCCTCCTTTCCAGCAGTGAGCCCCATGGCCTGTGTTACATAGAGACCGCAGAACTTGATGG AGAGACCAACATGAAAGTGCGCCAGGCAATCCCAGTCACCTCGGAGTTGGGAGACATCAGTAGGCTCGCCAAATTTGATG gtgaGGTGGTCTGCGAGCCTCCCAACAACAAGCTGGACAGGTTCAGTGGGACCCTTTACTGGAAGGAGAGCAAGTTCCCCCTGAGCAACCAGAACATGCTGCTGCGGGGTTGTGTGCTGCGCAACACCGAGTGGTGCTTCGGGCTGGTGGTCTTTGCGG GTCCTGACACGAAGCTGATGCAGAACAGCGGCAGGACAAAGTTCAAGAGAACAAGTATTGATCGCCTAATGAATACATTGGTGCTCTGG ATTTTTGGATTCCTGGTCTGCATGGGGGTGATCCTGGCCATTGGCAATGCCATCTGGGAGCATGAAGTTGGGATGCGCTTCCAGGCCTACCTGCCGTGGGACGAGGCGGTGGACAGCGCCTTCTTCTCCggcttcctctccttctggtCCTATATCATCATCCTCAACACCGTGGTGCCCATATCGCTCTACGTCAG CGTGGAGGTCATCCGCCTGGGCCACAGCTACTTCATCAACTGGGACAAGAAGATGTTCTGCATGAAGAAGCGGACGCCCGCAGAGGCGCGCACCACCACCCTGAACGAGGAGCTGGGCCAGGTGGAGTATGTCTTCTCTGACAAGACGGGCACCCTCACCCAGAACATCATGGTCTTCAGCAAGTGCTCCATCAGCGGCCGCAGTTACG GGGACGTGCTTGATGTCCTGGGACACAAAGCTGAATTGGGACAG AAGCCAGAGCCTGTCGACTTCTCCTTCAACCCTCTGGCCGACAACAAGTTCTTATTTTGGGACCCCACCCTCCTGGAGGCTGTCAAGATGGGGGACCCCCACACGCACGAGTTCTTCCGTCTCCTTTCTCTGTGTCATACTGTCATGTCAGAAGAGAAGAACGAAG GGGAGCTGTACTACAAAGCCCAGTCCCCGGATGAGGGCGCCCTGGTCACCGCAGCCAGGAACTTCGGTTTTGTATTCCGCTCTCGCACCCCCAAAACCATCACTGTCCACGAGATGGGCACAGCCGTCACCTACCAGCTGCTGGCCATCCTGGACTTCAATAACATCCGCAAGCGGATGTCTGTCATCG TGCGGAATCCAGAAGGGAGGATCCGGCTCTACTGCAAAGGGGCTGACACGATCCTGCTGGACAGActtcacccctgcccccaggagctgCTCAGCACCACCACTGACCACCTGAAT GAGTATGCCGGGGAAGGGCTGAGGACCCTGGTGCTGGCGTACAAGGATCTGGACGAAGAGTACTACGGGGAGTGGGCCCAGAGACGGCTCCGAGCCAGCCTGGCCCGGGACAGCCGGGAGGACCGGCTGGCCAGCGTGTACGAGGAGGTGGAGAGCGACATGGTG CTGCTGGGCGCAACAGCCATTGAGGACAAGCTTCAGCAGGGGGTTCCAGAGACCATCGCCCTCCTGACGCTGGCCAACATCAAGATTTGGGTGCTGACCGGAGATAAGCAAG AGACGGCCGTGAACATCGGCTATTCTTGCAAGATGCTGACGGACGACATGACGGAGGTGTTCATTGTCACCGGCCACACTGTCCTCGAAGTGCGGGAGGAGCTCAG GAAAGCCCGGGAGAAGATGCTGGACTCACCCCACGCTGTGGGAAATGGCTTCACCTGCTCAGAGAAGCGTTCTGCCAGGCTCACTTCTGTCCTGGAGGCCGTTGCCGGGGAGTACGCCCTTGTCATCAACGGGCACAGCCTG GCCCATGCGCTGGAGGCGGACATGGAACTGGAGTTCCTGGAGACGGCCTGTGCCTGCAAAGCTGTCATCTGCTGCCGTGTGACCCCTCTGCAGAAGGCACAGGTGGTGGAGCTGGTTAAGAAGCACAAGAAAGCCGTGACCCTCGCCATCGGCGACGGAGCCAACGATGTCAGCATGATCAAGA CGGCTCACATTGGCGTGGGCATCAGCGGCCAGGAGGGCATCCAGGCTGTGCTGGCCTCCGACTACTCCTTCTCCCAGTTCAAGTTCCTGCAGCGCCTCCTGCTGGTGCACGGGCGCTGGTCCTACCTGCGCATGTGCAAGTTCCTCTGCTATTTCTTCTATAAGAACTTTGCCTTCACCATGGTCCACTTCTGGTTTGGCTTCTTCTGCGGCTTCTCCGCCCAG ACCGTCTACGATCAGTACTTTATCACCCTTTACAACATTGTGTACACCTCGCTCCCAGTCCTAGCCATGGGGGTCTTCGACCAG GATGTCCCGGAGCAGCGGAGCATGGAGTACCCCAAGCTGTATGAGCCAGGCCAGCTGAATCTTCTCTTCAACAAGCGGGAGTTCTTCATCTGCATTGCCCAGGGCATCTACACGTCCGTGCTCATGTTCTTCATCCCGTACGGCGTGTTTGCTGAGGCCACGCGAGACGACGGCACCCAGCTGGCCGATTACCAGTCCTTTGCGGTCACCGTGGCGACCTCCCTGGTCATCGTGGTCAGCGTGCAG ATCGGGCTGGACACTGGCTACTGGACGGCCATCAACCATTTCTTTATCTGGGGCAGCCTGGCTATCTACTTCGCCATCCTGTTTGCCATGCACAGCAATGGGCTCTTCGACATGTTTCCAAACCAGTTCCGGTTTGTGG GCAACGCCCAGAACACCCTAGCCCAGCCCACGGTGTGGCTGACCATCACGCTCACCACCGTCGTCTGCATCATGCCTGTGGTCGCCTTCCGGTTCCTCAAGCTGAGCCTGAAGCCCGATCTCTCGGACACG GTGCGCTACACCCAGCtggtgaggaagaagcagaaggCCCAGCACCGCTGCCTGCGACGGGTGGGCCGCACCAGTTCCCGGCGCTCGGGCTACGCCTTCTCGCACCAGGAGGGATTCGGGGAGCTCATCATGTCTGGCAAAAACATGCGGCTCAGCTCCCTCGCTCTGGCCAGCTTTACCACCCGCTCCAGCTCCAGCTGGATTGAGAGCCTGCGCAGGAAGAAGAGTGACAGCGCTGGGAGCCCCAGCGGAGGGGCCGACAAGCCCCTCAAGGGGTGA
- the ATP8B2 gene encoding phospholipid-transporting ATPase ID isoform X1 codes for MTVPKEMPEKWARAGAPPSWSRKKPSWGTEEERRARANDREYNEKFQYASNCIKTSKYNILTFLPVNLFEQFQEVANTYFLFLLILQLTPQVSSLSWFTTIVPLVLVLAITAVKDATDDYFRHKSDNQVNNRQSQVLINGSLQQEQWMNVCVGDIIKLENNQFVAADLLLLSSSEPHGLCYIETAELDGETNMKVRQAIPVTSELGDISRLAKFDGEVVCEPPNNKLDRFSGTLYWKESKFPLSNQNMLLRGCVLRNTEWCFGLVVFAGPDTKLMQNSGRTKFKRTSIDRLMNTLVLWIFGFLVCMGVILAIGNAIWEHEVGMRFQAYLPWDEAVDSAFFSGFLSFWSYIIILNTVVPISLYVSVEVIRLGHSYFINWDKKMFCMKKRTPAEARTTTLNEELGQVEYVFSDKTGTLTQNIMVFSKCSISGRSYGDVLDVLGHKAELGQKPEPVDFSFNPLADNKFLFWDPTLLEAVKMGDPHTHEFFRLLSLCHTVMSEEKNEGELYYKAQSPDEGALVTAARNFGFVFRSRTPKTITVHEMGTAVTYQLLAILDFNNIRKRMSVIVRNPEGRIRLYCKGADTILLDRLHPCPQELLSTTTDHLNEYAGEGLRTLVLAYKDLDEEYYGEWAQRRLRASLARDSREDRLASVYEEVESDMVLLGATAIEDKLQQGVPETIALLTLANIKIWVLTGDKQETAVNIGYSCKMLTDDMTEVFIVTGHTVLEVREELRKAREKMLDSPHAVGNGFTCSEKRSARLTSVLEAVAGEYALVINGHSLAHALEADMELEFLETACACKAVICCRVTPLQKAQVVELVKKHKKAVTLAIGDGANDVSMIKTAHIGVGISGQEGIQAVLASDYSFSQFKFLQRLLLVHGRWSYLRMCKFLCYFFYKNFAFTMVHFWFGFFCGFSAQTVYDQYFITLYNIVYTSLPVLAMGVFDQDVPEQRSMEYPKLYEPGQLNLLFNKREFFICIAQGIYTSVLMFFIPYGVFAEATRDDGTQLADYQSFAVTVATSLVIVVSVQIGLDTGYWTAINHFFIWGSLAIYFAILFAMHSNGLFDMFPNQFRFVGNAQNTLAQPTVWLTITLTTVVCIMPVVAFRFLKLSLKPDLSDTVRYTQLVRKKQKAQHRCLRRVGRTSSRRSGYAFSHQEGFGELIMSGKNMRLSSLALASFTTRSSSSWIESLRRKKSDSAGSPSGGADKPLKG; via the exons ATGACGGTCCCCAAGGAGATGCCCGAGAAGTGGGCCCGGGCCGGGGCGCCCCCCTCCTGGAGCAGAAAGAAGCCCTCTTGGGGGACAG aagaagaaaggagggctCGAGCCAATGACCGAGAATACAATGAGAAATTCCAGTATGCA AGTAACTGCATCAAGACCTCCAAGTACAATATTCTCACCTTCCTGCCTGTCAACCTCTTTGAGCAGTTCCAGGAGGTTGCCAATACCTACTTCCTGTTCCTTCTCATTCTGCAG TTGACCCCACAGGTGTCCTCTCTTTCCTGGTTCACCACCATCGTGCCTTTGGTTCTTGTCCTCGCCATCACGGCTGTTAAAGACGCTACTGATGACTAT TTCCGCCACAAGAGCGATAACCAGGTGAATAACCGGCAGTCCCAAGTGCTGATCAATGGGAG CCTCCAGCAAGAGCAGTGGATGAATGTCTGTGTTGGCGATATTATCAAGCTGGAAAACAATCAGTTTGTGGCG GCGGATCTCCTCCTCCTTTCCAGCAGTGAGCCCCATGGCCTGTGTTACATAGAGACCGCAGAACTTGATGG AGAGACCAACATGAAAGTGCGCCAGGCAATCCCAGTCACCTCGGAGTTGGGAGACATCAGTAGGCTCGCCAAATTTGATG gtgaGGTGGTCTGCGAGCCTCCCAACAACAAGCTGGACAGGTTCAGTGGGACCCTTTACTGGAAGGAGAGCAAGTTCCCCCTGAGCAACCAGAACATGCTGCTGCGGGGTTGTGTGCTGCGCAACACCGAGTGGTGCTTCGGGCTGGTGGTCTTTGCGG GTCCTGACACGAAGCTGATGCAGAACAGCGGCAGGACAAAGTTCAAGAGAACAAGTATTGATCGCCTAATGAATACATTGGTGCTCTGG ATTTTTGGATTCCTGGTCTGCATGGGGGTGATCCTGGCCATTGGCAATGCCATCTGGGAGCATGAAGTTGGGATGCGCTTCCAGGCCTACCTGCCGTGGGACGAGGCGGTGGACAGCGCCTTCTTCTCCggcttcctctccttctggtCCTATATCATCATCCTCAACACCGTGGTGCCCATATCGCTCTACGTCAG CGTGGAGGTCATCCGCCTGGGCCACAGCTACTTCATCAACTGGGACAAGAAGATGTTCTGCATGAAGAAGCGGACGCCCGCAGAGGCGCGCACCACCACCCTGAACGAGGAGCTGGGCCAGGTGGAGTATGTCTTCTCTGACAAGACGGGCACCCTCACCCAGAACATCATGGTCTTCAGCAAGTGCTCCATCAGCGGCCGCAGTTACG GGGACGTGCTTGATGTCCTGGGACACAAAGCTGAATTGGGACAG AAGCCAGAGCCTGTCGACTTCTCCTTCAACCCTCTGGCCGACAACAAGTTCTTATTTTGGGACCCCACCCTCCTGGAGGCTGTCAAGATGGGGGACCCCCACACGCACGAGTTCTTCCGTCTCCTTTCTCTGTGTCATACTGTCATGTCAGAAGAGAAGAACGAAG GGGAGCTGTACTACAAAGCCCAGTCCCCGGATGAGGGCGCCCTGGTCACCGCAGCCAGGAACTTCGGTTTTGTATTCCGCTCTCGCACCCCCAAAACCATCACTGTCCACGAGATGGGCACAGCCGTCACCTACCAGCTGCTGGCCATCCTGGACTTCAATAACATCCGCAAGCGGATGTCTGTCATCG TGCGGAATCCAGAAGGGAGGATCCGGCTCTACTGCAAAGGGGCTGACACGATCCTGCTGGACAGActtcacccctgcccccaggagctgCTCAGCACCACCACTGACCACCTGAAT GAGTATGCCGGGGAAGGGCTGAGGACCCTGGTGCTGGCGTACAAGGATCTGGACGAAGAGTACTACGGGGAGTGGGCCCAGAGACGGCTCCGAGCCAGCCTGGCCCGGGACAGCCGGGAGGACCGGCTGGCCAGCGTGTACGAGGAGGTGGAGAGCGACATGGTG CTGCTGGGCGCAACAGCCATTGAGGACAAGCTTCAGCAGGGGGTTCCAGAGACCATCGCCCTCCTGACGCTGGCCAACATCAAGATTTGGGTGCTGACCGGAGATAAGCAAG AGACGGCCGTGAACATCGGCTATTCTTGCAAGATGCTGACGGACGACATGACGGAGGTGTTCATTGTCACCGGCCACACTGTCCTCGAAGTGCGGGAGGAGCTCAG GAAAGCCCGGGAGAAGATGCTGGACTCACCCCACGCTGTGGGAAATGGCTTCACCTGCTCAGAGAAGCGTTCTGCCAGGCTCACTTCTGTCCTGGAGGCCGTTGCCGGGGAGTACGCCCTTGTCATCAACGGGCACAGCCTG GCCCATGCGCTGGAGGCGGACATGGAACTGGAGTTCCTGGAGACGGCCTGTGCCTGCAAAGCTGTCATCTGCTGCCGTGTGACCCCTCTGCAGAAGGCACAGGTGGTGGAGCTGGTTAAGAAGCACAAGAAAGCCGTGACCCTCGCCATCGGCGACGGAGCCAACGATGTCAGCATGATCAAGA CGGCTCACATTGGCGTGGGCATCAGCGGCCAGGAGGGCATCCAGGCTGTGCTGGCCTCCGACTACTCCTTCTCCCAGTTCAAGTTCCTGCAGCGCCTCCTGCTGGTGCACGGGCGCTGGTCCTACCTGCGCATGTGCAAGTTCCTCTGCTATTTCTTCTATAAGAACTTTGCCTTCACCATGGTCCACTTCTGGTTTGGCTTCTTCTGCGGCTTCTCCGCCCAG ACCGTCTACGATCAGTACTTTATCACCCTTTACAACATTGTGTACACCTCGCTCCCAGTCCTAGCCATGGGGGTCTTCGACCAG GATGTCCCGGAGCAGCGGAGCATGGAGTACCCCAAGCTGTATGAGCCAGGCCAGCTGAATCTTCTCTTCAACAAGCGGGAGTTCTTCATCTGCATTGCCCAGGGCATCTACACGTCCGTGCTCATGTTCTTCATCCCGTACGGCGTGTTTGCTGAGGCCACGCGAGACGACGGCACCCAGCTGGCCGATTACCAGTCCTTTGCGGTCACCGTGGCGACCTCCCTGGTCATCGTGGTCAGCGTGCAG ATCGGGCTGGACACTGGCTACTGGACGGCCATCAACCATTTCTTTATCTGGGGCAGCCTGGCTATCTACTTCGCCATCCTGTTTGCCATGCACAGCAATGGGCTCTTCGACATGTTTCCAAACCAGTTCCGGTTTGTGG GCAACGCCCAGAACACCCTAGCCCAGCCCACGGTGTGGCTGACCATCACGCTCACCACCGTCGTCTGCATCATGCCTGTGGTCGCCTTCCGGTTCCTCAAGCTGAGCCTGAAGCCCGATCTCTCGGACACG GTGCGCTACACCCAGCtggtgaggaagaagcagaaggCCCAGCACCGCTGCCTGCGACGGGTGGGCCGCACCAGTTCCCGGCGCTCGGGCTACGCCTTCTCGCACCAGGAGGGATTCGGGGAGCTCATCATGTCTGGCAAAAACATGCGGCTCAGCTCCCTCGCTCTGGCCAGCTTTACCACCCGCTCCAGCTCCAGCTGGATTGAGAGCCTGCGCAGGAAGAAGAGTGACAGCGCTGGGAGCCCCAGCGGAGGGGCCGACAAGCCCCTCAAGGGGTGA
- the ATP8B2 gene encoding phospholipid-transporting ATPase ID isoform X2 has protein sequence MNLVPAVPDQRMFRIGVTQLVTEEERRARANDREYNEKFQYASNCIKTSKYNILTFLPVNLFEQFQEVANTYFLFLLILQLTPQVSSLSWFTTIVPLVLVLAITAVKDATDDYFRHKSDNQVNNRQSQVLINGSLQQEQWMNVCVGDIIKLENNQFVAADLLLLSSSEPHGLCYIETAELDGETNMKVRQAIPVTSELGDISRLAKFDGEVVCEPPNNKLDRFSGTLYWKESKFPLSNQNMLLRGCVLRNTEWCFGLVVFAGPDTKLMQNSGRTKFKRTSIDRLMNTLVLWIFGFLVCMGVILAIGNAIWEHEVGMRFQAYLPWDEAVDSAFFSGFLSFWSYIIILNTVVPISLYVSVEVIRLGHSYFINWDKKMFCMKKRTPAEARTTTLNEELGQVEYVFSDKTGTLTQNIMVFSKCSISGRSYGDVLDVLGHKAELGQKPEPVDFSFNPLADNKFLFWDPTLLEAVKMGDPHTHEFFRLLSLCHTVMSEEKNEGELYYKAQSPDEGALVTAARNFGFVFRSRTPKTITVHEMGTAVTYQLLAILDFNNIRKRMSVIVRNPEGRIRLYCKGADTILLDRLHPCPQELLSTTTDHLNEYAGEGLRTLVLAYKDLDEEYYGEWAQRRLRASLARDSREDRLASVYEEVESDMVLLGATAIEDKLQQGVPETIALLTLANIKIWVLTGDKQETAVNIGYSCKMLTDDMTEVFIVTGHTVLEVREELRKAREKMLDSPHAVGNGFTCSEKRSARLTSVLEAVAGEYALVINGHSLAHALEADMELEFLETACACKAVICCRVTPLQKAQVVELVKKHKKAVTLAIGDGANDVSMIKTAHIGVGISGQEGIQAVLASDYSFSQFKFLQRLLLVHGRWSYLRMCKFLCYFFYKNFAFTMVHFWFGFFCGFSAQTVYDQYFITLYNIVYTSLPVLAMGVFDQDVPEQRSMEYPKLYEPGQLNLLFNKREFFICIAQGIYTSVLMFFIPYGVFAEATRDDGTQLADYQSFAVTVATSLVIVVSVQIGLDTGYWTAINHFFIWGSLAIYFAILFAMHSNGLFDMFPNQFRFVGNAQNTLAQPTVWLTITLTTVVCIMPVVAFRFLKLSLKPDLSDTVRYTQLVRKKQKAQHRCLRRVGRTSSRRSGYAFSHQEGFGELIMSGKNMRLSSLALASFTTRSSSSWIESLRRKKSDSAGSPSGGADKPLKG, from the exons ATGAACTTGGTACCTGCAGTCCCAGATCAGCGGATGTTCAGGATAGGTGTCACTCAGTTAGTGACAG aagaagaaaggagggctCGAGCCAATGACCGAGAATACAATGAGAAATTCCAGTATGCA AGTAACTGCATCAAGACCTCCAAGTACAATATTCTCACCTTCCTGCCTGTCAACCTCTTTGAGCAGTTCCAGGAGGTTGCCAATACCTACTTCCTGTTCCTTCTCATTCTGCAG TTGACCCCACAGGTGTCCTCTCTTTCCTGGTTCACCACCATCGTGCCTTTGGTTCTTGTCCTCGCCATCACGGCTGTTAAAGACGCTACTGATGACTAT TTCCGCCACAAGAGCGATAACCAGGTGAATAACCGGCAGTCCCAAGTGCTGATCAATGGGAG CCTCCAGCAAGAGCAGTGGATGAATGTCTGTGTTGGCGATATTATCAAGCTGGAAAACAATCAGTTTGTGGCG GCGGATCTCCTCCTCCTTTCCAGCAGTGAGCCCCATGGCCTGTGTTACATAGAGACCGCAGAACTTGATGG AGAGACCAACATGAAAGTGCGCCAGGCAATCCCAGTCACCTCGGAGTTGGGAGACATCAGTAGGCTCGCCAAATTTGATG gtgaGGTGGTCTGCGAGCCTCCCAACAACAAGCTGGACAGGTTCAGTGGGACCCTTTACTGGAAGGAGAGCAAGTTCCCCCTGAGCAACCAGAACATGCTGCTGCGGGGTTGTGTGCTGCGCAACACCGAGTGGTGCTTCGGGCTGGTGGTCTTTGCGG GTCCTGACACGAAGCTGATGCAGAACAGCGGCAGGACAAAGTTCAAGAGAACAAGTATTGATCGCCTAATGAATACATTGGTGCTCTGG ATTTTTGGATTCCTGGTCTGCATGGGGGTGATCCTGGCCATTGGCAATGCCATCTGGGAGCATGAAGTTGGGATGCGCTTCCAGGCCTACCTGCCGTGGGACGAGGCGGTGGACAGCGCCTTCTTCTCCggcttcctctccttctggtCCTATATCATCATCCTCAACACCGTGGTGCCCATATCGCTCTACGTCAG CGTGGAGGTCATCCGCCTGGGCCACAGCTACTTCATCAACTGGGACAAGAAGATGTTCTGCATGAAGAAGCGGACGCCCGCAGAGGCGCGCACCACCACCCTGAACGAGGAGCTGGGCCAGGTGGAGTATGTCTTCTCTGACAAGACGGGCACCCTCACCCAGAACATCATGGTCTTCAGCAAGTGCTCCATCAGCGGCCGCAGTTACG GGGACGTGCTTGATGTCCTGGGACACAAAGCTGAATTGGGACAG AAGCCAGAGCCTGTCGACTTCTCCTTCAACCCTCTGGCCGACAACAAGTTCTTATTTTGGGACCCCACCCTCCTGGAGGCTGTCAAGATGGGGGACCCCCACACGCACGAGTTCTTCCGTCTCCTTTCTCTGTGTCATACTGTCATGTCAGAAGAGAAGAACGAAG GGGAGCTGTACTACAAAGCCCAGTCCCCGGATGAGGGCGCCCTGGTCACCGCAGCCAGGAACTTCGGTTTTGTATTCCGCTCTCGCACCCCCAAAACCATCACTGTCCACGAGATGGGCACAGCCGTCACCTACCAGCTGCTGGCCATCCTGGACTTCAATAACATCCGCAAGCGGATGTCTGTCATCG TGCGGAATCCAGAAGGGAGGATCCGGCTCTACTGCAAAGGGGCTGACACGATCCTGCTGGACAGActtcacccctgcccccaggagctgCTCAGCACCACCACTGACCACCTGAAT GAGTATGCCGGGGAAGGGCTGAGGACCCTGGTGCTGGCGTACAAGGATCTGGACGAAGAGTACTACGGGGAGTGGGCCCAGAGACGGCTCCGAGCCAGCCTGGCCCGGGACAGCCGGGAGGACCGGCTGGCCAGCGTGTACGAGGAGGTGGAGAGCGACATGGTG CTGCTGGGCGCAACAGCCATTGAGGACAAGCTTCAGCAGGGGGTTCCAGAGACCATCGCCCTCCTGACGCTGGCCAACATCAAGATTTGGGTGCTGACCGGAGATAAGCAAG AGACGGCCGTGAACATCGGCTATTCTTGCAAGATGCTGACGGACGACATGACGGAGGTGTTCATTGTCACCGGCCACACTGTCCTCGAAGTGCGGGAGGAGCTCAG GAAAGCCCGGGAGAAGATGCTGGACTCACCCCACGCTGTGGGAAATGGCTTCACCTGCTCAGAGAAGCGTTCTGCCAGGCTCACTTCTGTCCTGGAGGCCGTTGCCGGGGAGTACGCCCTTGTCATCAACGGGCACAGCCTG GCCCATGCGCTGGAGGCGGACATGGAACTGGAGTTCCTGGAGACGGCCTGTGCCTGCAAAGCTGTCATCTGCTGCCGTGTGACCCCTCTGCAGAAGGCACAGGTGGTGGAGCTGGTTAAGAAGCACAAGAAAGCCGTGACCCTCGCCATCGGCGACGGAGCCAACGATGTCAGCATGATCAAGA CGGCTCACATTGGCGTGGGCATCAGCGGCCAGGAGGGCATCCAGGCTGTGCTGGCCTCCGACTACTCCTTCTCCCAGTTCAAGTTCCTGCAGCGCCTCCTGCTGGTGCACGGGCGCTGGTCCTACCTGCGCATGTGCAAGTTCCTCTGCTATTTCTTCTATAAGAACTTTGCCTTCACCATGGTCCACTTCTGGTTTGGCTTCTTCTGCGGCTTCTCCGCCCAG ACCGTCTACGATCAGTACTTTATCACCCTTTACAACATTGTGTACACCTCGCTCCCAGTCCTAGCCATGGGGGTCTTCGACCAG GATGTCCCGGAGCAGCGGAGCATGGAGTACCCCAAGCTGTATGAGCCAGGCCAGCTGAATCTTCTCTTCAACAAGCGGGAGTTCTTCATCTGCATTGCCCAGGGCATCTACACGTCCGTGCTCATGTTCTTCATCCCGTACGGCGTGTTTGCTGAGGCCACGCGAGACGACGGCACCCAGCTGGCCGATTACCAGTCCTTTGCGGTCACCGTGGCGACCTCCCTGGTCATCGTGGTCAGCGTGCAG ATCGGGCTGGACACTGGCTACTGGACGGCCATCAACCATTTCTTTATCTGGGGCAGCCTGGCTATCTACTTCGCCATCCTGTTTGCCATGCACAGCAATGGGCTCTTCGACATGTTTCCAAACCAGTTCCGGTTTGTGG GCAACGCCCAGAACACCCTAGCCCAGCCCACGGTGTGGCTGACCATCACGCTCACCACCGTCGTCTGCATCATGCCTGTGGTCGCCTTCCGGTTCCTCAAGCTGAGCCTGAAGCCCGATCTCTCGGACACG GTGCGCTACACCCAGCtggtgaggaagaagcagaaggCCCAGCACCGCTGCCTGCGACGGGTGGGCCGCACCAGTTCCCGGCGCTCGGGCTACGCCTTCTCGCACCAGGAGGGATTCGGGGAGCTCATCATGTCTGGCAAAAACATGCGGCTCAGCTCCCTCGCTCTGGCCAGCTTTACCACCCGCTCCAGCTCCAGCTGGATTGAGAGCCTGCGCAGGAAGAAGAGTGACAGCGCTGGGAGCCCCAGCGGAGGGGCCGACAAGCCCCTCAAGGGGTGA